CCTATTTCGCGCTGAGCCGCACTCCTTTCTTTCTCcgttgcctccgctgctACGTGGCGTGCTTCTCCTCGGAACctttttcgcttctttcATTAAATATTTTCCTGCTTTCTGTCCATTCGTCTGTTGACGTCCCACATTTTAGCCCTTGGCCTCTTCATTCTGTCTCGGGTTGCTGATTTGCCTTGACCTGCACCTTCTCTCGAGGACAGTAGCGCACGCAGCTCATGGCGCCAGGCCGTCAACTGGGGCCTTGTcgtcgcgttttctctcctcgctcatGCGGAAGCCGAGACGCAACACGATGTACGAGGCAATTCAGGGCCGCCAGACTCACTTGATGCGTCAGATATGCCCCCTTTCAACAAGGCGTCTCTCTGTTCGGCGATTTTTGACACACAGAACTCTTGAAGCTCGGGGATGCGTTGATGGAGCGTACCTTTCCTCTTGCTCTACTCTCGCCGCGTCTGACTCACGCGCTTTTTGTTTCATTTTCTCCGCAGGGAGACCGCCATCTCTGCacgtctcgcgcgctgcaggcgcttctcAAACTCGGCAGCAAAAcccagcgccagcagctgtgGGCGATTCTCAAAGGTAAAGCGCaagcgcgtctctctgcgtcgcgcaccCGAGATGTGTCTTTCGgactcatatatatatatatatatgtatatatatacgtgtcCATTTCTGCCGCGCAGCACTGAAGGACAGATATGCGCGCGGTGTGTGaattcacatatatatatgtatatatctgtatgcatAGTAGTCAGGCTCCCCTAGCTGAGAGCGCTTTTCTTCCGTGGCATGACGTTTTGGCCTTGTTGCGGGCGCTTGTTTGTGTCAGCCAGCGTCTGTcgttctcgtcttctcgtgCGTTACGAGCCTAGCCCCTCCAGGGCATTCACATTCACGTAGATGCATGCCGCGATCATAAATATATGTGTCTTTATCGTCGTATTTATGGACGCATGTACAGATGCGTCTgcgtttctcctcgcctctgcctttTGCCCCGTTCAGAGAATTTCGCGGAGCTCTGCATGGGGCGAACCAGTTGCCAAGTGGCGATGAAGTTGTATCTGtacggcgagaaggagacgcaagAGGAGATTTCTCGCCTTATCTCTGGGAACAAAGACATCTTCTTCTCCAAGGTCAGGAtggcagaaggcgccgcggagccgcacATTTGCAAACAGCGGAAAGGCGCAGGTCACGTGGTGTTTTTGACGCCTTCGTGTGAGACAGAGTCCACGCGAGATCACGTGTCACGATGCCTTGCAGCAGCGTCAATGGTAcccgtcctcgcctcccccctcttCGGCTTTTTGCGGTCGCGAAGGAAAAACTCTTTCGTTTCTCTTCCGGCAGTGCGCACTCAGCGCTTCGAGACCGCTTTGTCTGCGGGTGTCCGCATGTATGTCATTTTCTGTTCAAACTCGTGTAGGCCCAGGTAGCTGCCGTGCGGAGTATGCCGACGCACCCGACAGCCGGCATCAGCATGTACGCACAATGGAAAATGCGAGGGAGGCTGTTTTTgctttgtctcctctgcagtgCGGAGCTCGCGTGTGGGAATACGTGTACACCGCGACCAAGTCGGCGAAAGGGTGAGGCGCCATTCAGCGAGAAAAGTTTCGAAAGTGTTTGGACCATTCACGAATGGCTTTGAGCCTGTAcggagcgccgcgcttcttcagTCGAACCTGTATCTTCTGTAGAACTGATGTTCTCcgctgcgtggcggcgcggcgcgcggcctcgcccagcgtcttcgcgcgtgcTTTTAAAGAAGTATATCTTTTTAACAACATTACTTTTACATTAGATAACTCAAATAAAACTTACACACATCTAGGCATGCGCGTATGGATGTGTTTAGGCGAGTTCTGCCTCAGCAGATGTCGAGCTTCCTTTCTGTGCGAGCGCGATttacagagagagagatacaTCGATGCGGCAGCATTTGTTGGCGCCCGTGATGCGTGTCCTTGAGAGCCGCGTCTCTATGCACACACGAGAGGAGCCGGGGCTCTCCAAGCCTCGTCCGCGTGAATCCCGTCTACGCTGAATCTCCAAACTGCGTGAGGGTGCTTACCGCGTTGCGCGTTGAACCGGTGTGTGTGCCTCACTCAGCCAGCAACATCTGCTCAACGCCGTgatgctgccgccgctcgcgatcGTGAGACACCCCGACTTTCAGGCGGCCCCAAACTTCCCGTCCCTTTTCGAGAAATTcaacgcggagacgcgcaagCTGACGCTGGGTAGGGAACTCGCAGAGCGCGGTGAAAGGGTTCAAACACGTGCGACTCAGCAGCGTCTCTCGGAGATGCGTGCGCTCGCTGCTGGTCTCTCCGCTGATCCAAAGCCTTCCACTGgacgcttcgccgtctccccctgtaggggggaggggggggagtcGCGGTCTCGGCCGGTCTCCCTCGCGTTGGCGTGCTGCGTTGGCTGCTTGCGGGCCGCACTCGCATGCAGTTTGCCTGtggctccgccgcggagcgcgtgCGTGCGTGGGAGGAAGACTCTCCGGTTCTGCATCACTtcgacgcagcgcctcctcctgcggtCATTAGCGAGTGCTGCACCCTgtcgcgcgtgtcttccTCAGAGCACATCTCTTCGGTGCTGCAGAAGTGCGTGGATAAGGAGCTCCTCGACAAGGCGCCAGTTCATCGCATCCTCAAGTTCTTCACGCAGTGAGTGGCCGCATACAGGGGAAAGACAAGAGTCAGCTCTTGAGGCAGCTTTGTCGCAGCTCCCTCTTTGGCCTTCCCAGCCAGTTAAGAAGGCTGCAGTTCGCTTCGCAGACTGGTGATTCTTCGCGGGCACTCGAGCCTCTCAACTCGCGCTCCGAGGCACCTGCGCAGTCCGCGAGGACTCTGTCTGGCGACAGCCGGCGGAGTGCCTTCGCCTCAGACGCCTTCACCAGTCGCCCAACGTCAGGGCGTCGCGCTGAGATCCTCTCCTCTTGCAGTTCCGCAAAAACTGCCTCAAGCGGAGAGATGCGAAAAAgactcgcctcgtcgccgctgcatctTTCGCGGGAGGCCGCCCTGCGGACTGTGGCAGCGTTGCGCGAAGCTTCAACAGTTGAACCGCTGGCGGTGTTTTGAAGCTGAGTGCTTTCCTTGCCtcctgcgcttcgcctcgttcGGAGGGCGTGGTGCTGCACTGGATGGCAGCGCTTGAGCAGTGTCAGTGAGGGGCTTGAGGCTCGCAGTGAAGGAATCAGCAGCTCTTACAGCAAGGACTCGAGGGCACATCGCCCTAGCTCGCTGCTTTTCCAGATTCTTCGTCAGATCCGAGGAAAACGGGGCTTAATGTGTGTGGTGCGGTCGGCAGACTGGCAGACGAAGCCCAGCTGACAGCGACGCTCCAGATGACGCTGGAGggctttctgcgtctcgcgtccACCAAGGACGGCGTGGAAGTGAGTCTGGGCGAGCGACTCCTCCGTTCTAGTGTTTAGGGTATAGAGTCAAACCCCCGTTTGCCTGGGCTGTGAGGAGGTCTCCGAGCGCAGGTTCAAAAACATCGGGTTCTGTAGGCTTCCCGTGGCGCGCACTGCGTTGGAGCATGTCTCTTGTGTTAGGCGAGCGGGAACTGTTTTTTTTGTTCTTttcgtttctctgcgtctcatTGCCCGAGTCTCCCTTTGCGCGGTGTACGTGGTCAGGCGATggtgcgtctcctcggctacgcaacggcgaagcagcgaaaaATCATCGTGAAGGAGATGAAGAAAGTGGTGGTGTCCATGACGACGAACGCAGTGGACtacctcctcgtcctccgcatTTTCTGCACCGTCGACGATACAAAACTCGTTCGCGACTCGCTTATCAAGGTGAGACCCGAGTCGCTGAGCTCGGAACCTGTATCGCACCAAAGTCCTCTCAACACGGCGGCCGTTCTCTGCACGTCATCAGGGCCCAAAGTTGCCTACAGTGCGCAACACACAGCGGagcctgcctcgctctctctctctctatatatatatatgcatgcatacatatggATGTCGGCGTATGCGCACGCGTTTGTGTATTTACTAGTGAAAGTGCGGCCGTTAGGGTGCGCTGGAGTGTGCGAGGCTGTGAAAAGTCGGTTTgtggcctccgccgcgtcgcttccgGTGGGCGCCACCCGACGGCGGGTGCCTCTGGGCTTTCGCAGCCGCCGATGgagccgccttcgcgcgcgcctcccacgCGGCCACTGCTGCAGATGTAAGCTAACGACCTCGACATCCGCCGCACAGACCGCGAACGGCGACTTGCTCGTGCGCGcatgccgtcgcctccgcgaggcacGCTTCTCGTTTCCTGCAAGACACCGTCGAGCCCGTGGCGCCTTGAGTGAGGAGAGAGCCGTGGGATGGTTTGATAGGCGGTAGGCTGAGCTGACCGCGCTGTTCGTGCGATCGGCTGTTAACCCAGCAGAGTGCTGGTGGTCCCGTTTGTGTGCTTCAGGAGATGACGAAGGACATTGGCGGCATCGCCTTCGACGCTCAAGGCTACCTCGTCCTTCTCCAGCTTCTCGATACCTCTTCTGACGGCTCCAAGTACCTCCCTCCGCACGGCCGGCAAATGCTGCAGCTCCCCAGTCCAACCAGGTGCGTGGCTGCTCCACCTCGTACGCCACAAGCTTCAGACACGGGCTACACACGTTTATTTATCTTTTTGTATATgcgtgtatatgtatgtatgttgCTGATACATATCGACCCCAATGTGTGCTTACCTCGAGTAGTGCTTCGGAGCTACACTGCTTCGTGCCGGCGGCAGACGGGAAAGAGCTATGCGTCGAAAGCACGTGAATACCGGCTTCTCTACAcgcgtatatacatatatatgattttgtatatatttatgtgtatCCTCGTAGCGGGAGCGTGTGTCGCGTCTCAAGAACCtagcttcgcggcgccgctgctttcGAGGGACGTTGCTGTCTCTCGCACCACGCTTGCAGCTCTATagaagctgcgcgtgcgagcACCTGCGACACCTGGTGCGGCCGCCAGGCAGCTGCAGTGACTGACTCGCCCACGGGAatcgtctccctccgcagACTGGTCCGCGAGGTGCGGTGCTGCACGGATGTGTGTGTCGCCGTGCGCTTCGCTGTTTTCTCCGCCCAGCCTCAAGCCGCTGGACGCCCGCCTTCGCGAACTGCGCGACCCGATCGTCGAAGCCCTCACGCGCGAGGTGGTTGAGAGCGCCGAGAAGCCTGACACGCCGACTGCGTCTCCGGATAAATGCCGAAAGCCGGCCGCGGGGAAGCGCGGAGCTCCGGAGGATTTGGCGAGTGCGCAGGCTGAGGCGGATGgagcagacgcaggagaCAGTGCCGCTGAAAAGACATCGAGTTCCTTCCAGGACTGGCTAGAGAATccgcacgcctcgcgcgtcttcctcgagtTGCTGAAGATCACGAAATGtaaggccgcgcgagcgcgctcgAGTGGAGCAGCGGGGCTGCCGTGGCCTCCACGGACAGGTCGCTGCAGATGCAGCCGTTTGTGCCGCATGACATGAAAAAACACCAGAAAATCTCTCGTAAGACTCTCCGTAACTttatgaatgctccttctgCCATGCGGTGACTGTGTTTTtcacggggaattagaacagaagagaaaaggagacgTCCAGGGTACGAACGCACGCCAGGCGCCCGTACCTCGTGCTTGCATGCTGGCGACCAGCTTTgcagagcggaggcggcatCGATTATCGCTGCAGCTGTGCGTTCGGCGTCGCGATGCAGCGGAACCGCATTCCTCGTTCGTCGTAACACGCTCACTTGTCCAGGGGAAAtcaggctcgcgcgcgggcgcatgGTTAGATCCATGCGTAACTTTTGCTACATCTCAATGGAGAGGCCTCCGCATGTCTGCACACACAGAGTGGTCTCACGTTTTATGCGTGAAGGGGTCAGCGCaggggggcgaggagggagcggccgcggccgcgtgcagcaggcgcgcgaaacCCTTGCGTCGTGCTTTGTCCGCGCGTTCTCTGTCTCAGGTCCGAAGATCCTGCAGGCTCTTCTCGGCGCTCTCGGCAAGGACGAAGCGCAGTTGCGCGGCTTAGTCGATCATCCGTAAGCGTTTCGCACGAAGGTTGCTTTCAGACTGCCAGATGTTAAGTCGACGCCAGAGAAGCTGCGAGGGccagacagaggcgaggcgcaaTCAATTCGTTGGCGCATGTGTCCCGTGCGTCCTcaggcgcacgcagcggctgctgtgcAACCTCGTCAAGCACGCAGACGAGACGTGGAAAAtggcggaagacggcgaagacgcgaatTCGTCCTTCGTTGAGGCGCTGTGGCGCGTGTTAGAGCCTCACGTGGCCATGGTACTGGCTTCTCGCGGCGTTTTCGTGGCGACAGACGTTCTCCAGGCAGCACGTCGGTTGAACGACCAGAAGCTCGCGGAGCAGGTGAGAGCGGACGCgatggggggggggagggggggggtcgcCAGGCCCCCATCCCGCCGACGACGGTGTGAGCATGTCAGTGCGCGGCGGACACAGCGAACACGAACTCAGGTGGTGCTAGCGGACTTCGTCTGCTGCATGCTTGTGGAATGTGTAGCGTTGTGGCAACTGTATTTGCATGACATGCAAGCCGACCTACCACGTGCGGGTGGCGACAGAAGGCGTCCCTCTCCAGGTTGCGCGGCCTACTATTTTACTGCGAAACGTGCCGTTTGTTTTTGCTGCCATATGCTCATGCGGTTTCAGATGGTCAGAGTACTTGGAGGAGATGCCCTGAAGCAGGCGCGTCAAAACGCTCAGACCCAGGGTAAGTTTTCAGCCTACAGTTATGGTGCGTCCTCTCGCGCACCGACCTGAGTCTAGTCTACTACCTCTGTATTCATCTTCTCGCTGGAAACCGCGCAGTGCCACGCTGCGTACTCTCGCAGTCACTTTGCCCGAAAGAGGCCTTTCGCACCACAGGCGTGGCTCGCTCTTCATGATCACCTCATGAGACTGTGCTTCCATCTAGCATGTTCTGAATGCTGCCAAGCCAACGAGTGTGCTGGAAACTGCGAGGTGGACCCCGTCTGAAGAGAGGCCGGAAAGAGCGATCCACTGGAGTGCGCGTTTGCaagtgcgcctgcgccgcagctgcggattTCAAAGCGTTGCGCGATGTGTTTCGCCTGTCGCAGGTCTATCGACTGCGGGACTAGATGTCCTTTCCTCCAAGCTCACGGAATGTTGACCGACGCGCGTAGAAGCTTTTCAGCTATTAGCGTCCCTTGTCTCCTGTTATGCTTCTGAAACTTGCCTTGTTCAACGTTATCACCAGCAAACATTCTGTGACTCGACCGGGGCAGTGGCATCTCGGCGTAGACAGTGACAGTCGCTAGCTTTTTCGTTTGTACTGCTGAGGAAACACAAGATGCAAATGCAGCCCGGTGCCTCGATCAGCTGATCGGTTTATCGCAGCTTAGTAGTTTAAACGCTCATTGGATGGGTGGTATGCGATCAAAGACAACGGCAATTCAGTTGGTTGCTTGAGCACAACAAACGCACGAGTACAAACACTGCCACCGAAGTTGTCGGAAGCACAGCCCGCGCAAACGACATTGTAGAATCTGGTTCACGAGGAAGAGCCAAGATTCGAAATATTGTTCAGCTCGCACTTCAGAGATCCCTTGAATTGACAGGCTCGCTCCTCATGACACTGCACTACG
Above is a window of Besnoitia besnoiti strain Bb-Ger1 chromosome Unknown contig00007, whole genome shotgun sequence DNA encoding:
- a CDS encoding uncharacterized protein (encoded by transcript BESB_075300) is translated as MAAIRRAAGRGPGGGKGAKGKKGKSFRAGGGPKKHGKSAAGSAAGEKKLGVKKRGKKPGSAFSADRKKGKGKPGPTAKKGPEGGRGKTKENVHRKANGDELRAWDEKQNAGGKQCDRRKMHAEGKPFASKGKVGTLAEGGKTLGETRKERGDKNAPLKKKKKSFEEQLQEFLDEQEGRTKKRTRETEQGDASVPEEERPAPSAPDSKAAEGHEGSAGEGSTQLGSLSVSKKRKLMNEMKLSHRNEDAGYIKQCFRLYGQLLAARPEQQNADTPEVAQRVKALFDFVLPRVKAGDRHLCTSRALQALLKLGSKTQRQQLWAILKENFAELCMGRTSCQVAMKLYLYGEKETQEEISRLISGNKDIFFSKCGARVWEYVYTATKSAKGQQHLLNAVMLPPLAIVRHPDFQAAPNFPSLFEKFNAETRKLTLEHISSVLQKCVDKELLDKAPVHRILKFFTQLADEAQLTATLQMTLEGFLRLASTKDGVEAMVRLLGYATAKQRKIIVKEMKKVVVSMTTNAVDYLLVLRIFCTVDDTKLVRDSLIKEMTKDIGGIAFDAQGYLVLLQLLDTSSDGSKYLPPHGRQMLQLPSPTSLKPLDARLRELRDPIVEALTREVVESAEKPDTPTASPDKCRKPAAGKRGAPEDLASAQAEADGADAGDSAAEKTSSSFQDWLENPHASRVFLELLKITKCPKILQALLGALGKDEAQLRGLVDHPRTQRLLCNLVKHADETWKMAEDGEDANSSFVEALWRVLEPHVAMVLASRGVFVATDVLQAARRLNDQKLAEQMVRVLGGDALKQARQNAQTQGLSTAGLDVLSSKLTEC